The Microterricola viridarii nucleotide sequence ACCGCGACGCCGGACCCGACGCCGAGCGAGCCGGCGCGCCCGTCGCCCGACGTCACCGCGCCCCCGGTGCTCGTTCCGAGCTTCGACAAGTCCGCGCGCTCGATCGACGACCCCAATAGCATCTGGCTCGTGGTCAACAAGCTGCGCCCGCTCAACCCCGCCGACTACGCGCCCGCCGACCTCGTGACCGTGCCGGTGGCGCACACGTGGGACCCGCTCATGCGCCAGGAGGCCTCGGACGCCATCGTCGCGATGTTCGCCGCCGCGACATCCGAGGCGGGGCTCTCATTGGCCTCGAACAGCGCCTACCGCAGCTACTCCACGCAGGTCGAGCTCTACGCCGGCGACGACAACCTCACTGCGCGCCCCGGCTACAGCGAGCACCAGACCGGGCTCACCATGGACATCGGGGCCACCTCGGGCGTGTGCTCGCTGGCCACCTGCTTCACCGACACGGCCGAGGGCGTCTGGCTCCGCGACAACGCCTGGCGCTTCGGCTATTTGCTGCGCTACCCGGCCGACAAGACCGCGGTGACCGGCTATGACTTCGAGCCGTGGCACTTCCGCTACATCGGCGTGGAGCTCTCCACCGAGATGCACAACACCGGCTTCAGCACGCTCGAGGAGTTCTTCGGCCTGCCCGCCGCCCCGGCCTACCCGTAGGCGCTATGCGTGACGGGCCTCCGCGGCCTGCGCCGGCTGGATGACGATTCCGCCCATGTACGCTTCTGCCGCCTCGCAGCGGATTCCGTCGCAGTAGACGATGAGCCCGAAGCGGGTTTCCTCCAGCTCTGCCGGCATGCCGCCGTCGTAGAACGCCGCAACGCCCGCGCCATGGGGTGTCGTGTTGCCCACCCTCACGGGTCTGCCCGCCGCATCGGTGCTGCGGGCCACGCACGCTCGACAGAGATGCTGCGGGTAACGCTGGCTGGTTGCCGTCGGCCCCGCGCAGATCCCGCACGCCTGCTCGCTGTTCACCCTCGAAGCCTACCGGCCGCGATTGACGGGAGACCGGTGCGCGGCCAGCGTGACGTGCGCCAGACTGGGGGGCGCGGATGCCGCACGCTCCGCCCGACGAGGGGAGCTCCGTGAGCGCGAACACCGGGCAGCCCGCGCAGCACGCCGGGCCAGCGTCATCCGGCACGTCATTCGGCACGTCATTCGGCACGACATCTGGTGCGCCGGCCGGCGCCGCCCGCCGTAACCGCCGGTTCAGCCGGCGCCGCGGCTGGGTGCCGCTCACCATTCTGATCGTCAATCAGCTGCTCGCCGGCGTCGGCGTCGCCTCGGGGATCGCCGTCGGCGGTGTGCTCGCCCGCGAGCTCACCGGCGCCGTCACCCTCGCTGGCCTGGCGCAGACCGCCAGCGTGCTCGGGGCCGGCCTCGTCGCGATCCCGATGGCGCGCCTGGCCACCCGCGTCGGGCGGCACTGGGCACTCGCCAGCGGCTACGCCCTCGCCGTCCTCGGCGCCGTGCTCATTCTGGCCGCGGCGGCATCCGGCATCCTGCCGCTGCTCTTCCTCGGCCTCGGGGCGTTCGGGGCCGCCAGCGCCGCCGGCCTGCAGGCGCGCTTCGCCGCGACCGAGGTCGCAGCGCCGGGCTACGAGGCGCGCTCCATGTCGCTGGTTCTCTGGGCGACCACGATCGGCTCGGTCGCCGGCCCGAACCTCTCCACGATCGGCGCCCAGGTCGGCACCGCGCTCGGGATGGAGCCGCTGGCCGGCCCGTTCCTGTTCTCGGCCGTGGCCTTCGCTGCAGCCTCGCTGCTCGCTGCCCTGCTGCTGCGCACCCCGCCGGCCGGGGCGCTGGCGGCGGATGCCGCGGAGAAGGGCGCCGCGGCATCCGTCGGCGATGCAGGCAACCCGCAGCAGCCGGCACAGCCCGCGCAGCCGGCGGTGCGCACGCTGGACGCCCTCCGCATCGCCATGCGCCAGCCGCGCGCCGCCGTCGGCGTGCTCGCGATCGTCTGCTCGCACACCGTCATGGTGGGCGTCATGGTGATGACCCCGGTCAGCATGCACGAGCACGGCCTCTCGCTCGGCCTGCAATCGCTCGTGATCAGCATCCACATCTTCGGCATGTACGGGGCCAGCCCGCTGATGGGCTGGATGGCGGACCGCTGGGGCTCCGAGCGGGTCATCGCCCTAGCTGTCGCCCTGTTCACGGTGGCCGCGCTCATCGGCATCACGGTGCCCTCCGACAACATGATCGCCGTGCCGATCGCGCTCGGCCTGCTCGGGCTCGGCTGGTCGGCCGGCATGATCGGCGGTTCGGCGCAGCTCACCCAGGCCGTCGACCGCGAGGTGCGCGTGCCGCTGCAGGGCGCGACGGATGCGGCCATGAATCTGGCCGCGGCGAGCTCGGCGGCGCTCTCCGGCGTGATCCTGGCCTGGGGCGGGTTCCCCGCCTTGAATGCCCTCGCCCTGCTCGTCCTGGTGCCGCTGGTGCTGTTCGCGCTGCGCGCCCGACGCGTCGGCTGAGGCTCGATTCCGGGGGACAAAACCGATCGATACACTCCCCCTTTCGGGGGTGAGAAACCCTCATTTCTCACCTTCTGTGCAGCATCTGCACAGATCTCTGACATTTGGGCTTGTTCTGGTTGATGGTCCCCATTGGCTGATCAGAACGGATTTATGCGTCACCGTATCCCCATGCTCCTCACTCTTCCCGGCCACCGCCGAAACCTCGCCGGCGGCGCTGCCGGCCTCGCAGCCGTCGCCTGCGGCCTCCTCGTCGTGGGCCTCGGAACGGCCCCCGCCGGTGCCCAGACCGCGAGCGCGGCGGATGCCTTTGCGAAGCCCGCCACGACCCGGCGCGCGGCCCCGGCCAACACCGTGACGCCCATCCAGGAGCCCGTCAAGGTGCCCGTCGCCCTCGCCACGCCGGCCGTGGCATCCGGACCCGTCACCGGTGGCACCGTCGTCACCGTCGCCGGCGAGGAGCTGAACCAGGTCAGCGCAGTGCAGGTTGGCGGCGTGCCAGCCGTCGTCGTCGAAGCCACCCCGACCGCGCTCAGCTACCAGGTGCCCGTGGCCGCCGAGTTCGCCACCGGCACCGTCTCCGTCGAGCTGTTCGACGGCGCCGGCGCGGCCGTGCCCACCGCCGACCCCGTCGCCCTCGAGGCCGAGGCCGCGGCACAGGCCGCCGAGGAGGCCGCTGCGAAGAAGGCCGCCGCCGCGCAGGCCGCCGACCCCACCGTGCCCGTTGCCGCGCCCGCCGCCTTCGGGCGCCCCGCCGCCGAGTACGGCAGCGCCGAGCTGCGCTCCCTCGTGCTGAAGCCGGGCGTCGTCCTGCCCGCACTCCCCGCCGCACCCGCCGCCGCCCCCGCGCTGCTGAGCTTCGAGTACCTGCCCGACCCCCGCGTCACCGCGCAGACCGACTACGTGCTGCAGTACTGGGCCAACTACAACCCCGCATACATCGCCATCAACGGCAACGACTGCGTGAACTTCACCAGCCAGGGCCTCCTCGCCCGCGGCTGGGAGATGGACGGCGAGTGGAACTACGGCGCAGCCGGCGGCTCCGCCCCCTGGGTCAGCTCCACGGCGTTCCACAACTACATGGCCGCGCACCCCGAGCGCGGCACCGCGCTGGGCGATGACCAGCGGGCATCCGTCAAGGTCGGCGACGTCGCGCAGTTCGACTGGGACAACTCCGGCGACCGCGACCACACCTCCACCGTCACCCGGGTCGACAAGACCGCGGACGGCGTCACCATCTACGTGGCCGGGCACAGCAAGGATTCCGACTATTGGAACGTCGACCAGGCCATCGCCGGCGGCGGCTCCGTCTCGTACTGGAGCCTCAGCTAGCAGACCGCTGCCCGCGGAACCCGGTGCGCGCCGGGCGCCTTCCAAGAATCATGTGCTGAACTAGAGCGCTCGACCTGAAGGAAGCTCACATGCCACGTCCCCGCTGGTTCCTCCCCACCGCCCTGCTCGCGCTGCTCACCGGCACGATCGTCGCCGGGGTCGCGATCCTGCCCGGCCTCGGAGAGGCGGCCCCGGATGCCGGCATCGCCGGACTGCAGTCGGCCGCGCCGTCGCAGGAGCGTGCCGGCCGGGTCGACGCCGCGCCCGAGGTGCAGGCGCAGCTGGACTACGTGCACGCGCACTGGGACAGCTACAACACCGCCGAGTACGGCGTGCTCGACGACAACGACTGCGTGAACTTCACCAGCCAGTCGCTCGTCGAGCGCGGCTGGGAGATGGACGAGGAGTGGTGGACGGAGGGCACCGGGATGGACTTCGACTACACCCCGGCCTGGGTGAGCTCCACGGCGTTCATGAACTACCTCGACGAATCCGGCCGGGCCACGGCGCTCAGCGACGAGCAGCGCTCAGAGGTCAAGCTCGGCGACGTCGCCCAGTTCGACTGGGACAACTCGGGCGACCGCGACCACACGGCCGTCGTGACCGCCATCGAGGGCTCCGGCGACGACATCCAGATCTTCTACGGCGGGCACACGGATGACACCGACTTCCGCTCCGTCGACGAGGCAATCACCGAGATCCACCCCGGTGCGAGCGTCTACTACTGGAGCATCCCCTAGCGCGAACGCCCGCCCGCAGCCAGCCAGCGGATGCGGCGCCCGCAGCCACCCGAAAAATCGTTTCAACACGTGCTTTCGGGGCGCGCATCCGCCGACCGGCTACACGCGCGGGTGACGCGCGGCCGCTACCCGAGCGCGGCGTCGACGATGAGCCGGGCCTCCGCCTGCACCTGGCGCAGGTGGTCCTCGCCGAGGAACGACTCCGCGTAGATCTTGTAGACGTCCTCGGTGCCGCTGGGCCGGGCCGCGAACCAGGCGTTCTCGCTGACCACCTTCACGCCGCCGATCGCCGCGTCGTTGCCGGGCGCCCGCGAGAGCTTCGCCGTGATCGGCTCGCCCGCCAGCGTCGTGGCCGTGATGGCGTCGCCGTCGAGCCGGCCGAGCGCTAGCTTCTGGGCGGGGGTCGCCGCGGCATCCACCCGCTCGTAGACGGGGTCGCCGTGCTTGGCGACGAGGCCGGCGTAGAGCTCCGACGGCGACTTGCCGGTGACCGCGCGAATCTCGGCGGCGAGCAGGCAGAGCAGGATGCCGTCCTTGTCGGTGGTCCAGACGGTGCCGTCGAAGCGCAGGAACGAGGCGCCGGCGCTCTCCTCGCCACCGAAGCCGACCGAGCCGTCGACGAGGCCGGGCACGAACCACTTGAAGCCGACCGGCACCTCCCAGAGCCGGCGGCCGAGCGCCGCGGCCACCCGGTCGATCATGCTGGAGGAGACGAGGGTCTTGCCGATCGCGGCATCCGCCCGCCAGCCGCTGCGGTGCGTGTACAGGTAGTCGATCGCGACCGCGAGGAAGTGGTTCGGGTTCATCAGCCCGCCGTCGGGCGTGACGATGCCGTGCCGGTCGGCGTCGGCGTCATTGCCGGTGAGGATGTCGTAGTCGTGCTGGTGGGCGAGCACGGAGGCCATCGCCGAGGGGCTGGACGGGTCCATCCGGATCTTGCCGTCCCAGTCCAGCGTCATGAAGCCCCACTGCGGGTCGACGGCCGGGTTCACGACGGTCAGGTTCAGCCCGTAGTGGTCGCGGATCGCTCCCCAGTAGCCGACGGACGCGCCGCCGAGCGGGTCGGCGCCGATGTGGATGCCGCTGCGCTTGATCGCCGCCATGTCGATGATGTTCTCGAGGTCCTCGACGTAGCGGCTGCGGAAGTCGTACTGCTCCACGGCGCTCGGCTCGGCCCGCAGCACCTCGTGCAGCCCGCCGGCGATCAGCTCGTTGGCGCGCTTGGCGATCCAGCCGGTCGCGTCGGAGTCGGCCGGCCCGCCGTGCGGCGGGTTGTACTTGAAGCCGCCGTCGCTCGGCGGGTTGTGGCTCGGCGTCACGACGATGCCGTCGGCCTCGCCCTCGGCCCGCGTGGCCGGGTTGTTGTTCCAGAGCAGGATGGCGTGGGAGAGGGCCGGCGTCGGCACGTAGTCGTCGAACTCGTCCACCAGCACACGCACCTTGTTGCCGACCAGCACCTCGAGCGCCGTGGTCATGGCCGGGGCGCTCAGCGCGTGGGTGTCCGCGCCGATGAACAGCGGGCCGGTCACGCCCTGCGCGGTGCGGTACTCGACGATCGCCTGCGTGGTGGCGGCGATGTGGTCGTCGTTGAAGGAGGTCTTCAGCGAGCTGCCGCGGTGGCCGCTGGTGCCGAAGGCCACCCGCTGCGAGGCGTCGGCGGCATCCGGCTTCAACTCGTAGTAGGCGCGCACCAGGGCGTGTACGTCGATGAGGTCGGATGCCTGGGCCGGGGTTCCTGCGCGATCAGTCATGGCTCCAGTCTGGCACCGAGCGGCGCTGCCGGCCACGCCCGATCCCGCCCGCCGCAGCCGCCTCGGGGCTGACGCGGGCCGCGCCCGCTGCCGCCCGCCGCATTAGGCTGTGAGCCATGCCTGCACTCCACACCCAGACGACCGAGGTCAGTTACAGCTATCTGGGCCCGGCCGGCACCTTTACCGAGGCGGCGTTGAAGCAGGTTCCGGATGCCGCGGGCAAGACCTGGCACGCCGTGAACAACGTCGGCGAGGCGCTCGCCGACGTCGTCTCCGGGCGCAGCACCGCGGCGATGATCGCCATGGAGAACTCCGTCGAGGGCGGCGTCTCCGCCACCCAGGACGCCCTGGCGAACATGCCCGGCCTGCGCATCATTGGCGAGTACCTGGTGCCGGTGCGCTTCGAGCTGGTCGCCCGGCCCGGCACCGCGCTGGCCGACGTGCGCACCATCAACGCGCACCCCGTCGCCTACGCCCAGTGCGGCACCTGGCTGAACCAGGCGCTGCCCGGACACGGCCACATCCCGGCCTCCAGCAACGTGGCCGCCGCCGCGACCCTGCTGCACGGCAGCCTCGCGGATGCCGCGATCGCCCCGATCGGCATCACCGAGCACTACCCGCTCGACGTGCTGGCCGAGAACATCGGCGACAACAACAACGCCGTCACCCGCTTCGTGCTGGTCAGCCGCAGCCGCGTCATCCCCGCGCCCACCGGCGCCGACAAGACCAGCCTCATCGTCGAGCTGCCGGACGACGTCTCCGGCTCACTGCTCGGCATGCTCGAGCAGTTCTCGACCCGCGGGGTGAACCTCAGCCTGATCGAGTCCCGGCCGATCGGCGACGCCCTCGGCCGCTACCGCTTCATCATCGACGCCGACGGCCACATCAGCGACGAGCGGATGGCCGACGCGCTGCTCGGCCTGCGCCGGTTCAGCCCGAACGTGCTCTTCCTGGGCTCCTACCCGCGCGCGGACAAGCAGGCCATCGAGTTCACGTCCCGCTACGACGATGCGATCTTCGTCGAGGCCCGCCAGTGGCTGGCCGGGCTGCTCGACCCGACCCCGGAGGGGTAGCCCGCCGGTTACTGCGCGCGCGGCACCCGCAGCAGCAGCGCGCCGGCATCCGTCTTGAAACCGACGGCCGTCGCGACGCCGAACTCGTCGCCGTCGATCTCGAGCTCCTGCGCGCCGTCTTCGATGCGCAGCTCGATGGCCGTGCCGCGCAGGTAGACCATCTCGCTGCGCTTGTCGCCGCCGGTGAGGTCGAGAAACTGCCGGCCGACCGAGGTCTTGCGCAGCACCCGGTTCTCCCAGGCCACCCGGCGCCAGATCATCAGCCAGCCCCAGGCGTTCTTCGGCTGCAGCACGGCGACGTCGAGGAACCCGTCGTCCAACTCGGCGTCCGGGATCAGCTCGATGTTGCCCGGCAGCATGCCGAGGTTGGCCACCAGCACGGTGGCGACCCGCACCCGGTGGGAGTGTCTGCCCTCCATGCGATAGTGCAGGTGGAAGGGCTTGGACATGGGCAGAATTCGCAGTCCCGCATCGATGTAGGCCAGCCAGCCGACGCGCTTCTTCAGCGCCGGGTCGGTGTTGGAGATCATGGCGGCGTCGATGCCCACCCCGCTCATCACGAGCGAGACGTGCTGCTCGGTGCTGGAGTCCGGCCGGGTCACGTCGACCAGCAGGGCGTCGATGGGGCGCTCGGCGCCGGTGAAGGCGATGTCGAGCGCGGCCGGAACGTCGTTCACGGGAATCTCGAGGTTGCGGGCGAGCAGGTTGCCGGTGCCGGCGGGCACGATGCCCATGGCGGTGCCGGTTCCGCGCATGCCCTCGGCCACCGAGCGCACCGTGCCGTCGCCGCCGGCGGCGATCACCAGCGGCAGCCGCATCGCGACAGCGCGCTCGGCCATGCTCCGGCCCGGGTCGTCGGCTTCGGTCTCCAGCCAGACGGATGCTGCCCAGCCGTGCCGTTTCTCGGCCTGGTGCACCGCCTTCTTCAGCTCGTCCACGCCGCTCTTGCTCGGGTTGAAGACGATCGCGGCGCGCGGCTTGGCGGCGGCGGGGGGAGCCGCGGCATCCGGACTACTCAGGGTGGGCACGACACAAAGCTACGGCATCGGGGCGCGCGGGCCCTGAGCGGGCGGGGCGCGCCCGGCTCGCGGCGGAACTGGCGGGCGACGCGATTGGTAGACTGACCCGGTGATTGATCCCGTACTGCTGCGCGAAAACCCCGATCTCATCAAGGCCTCACAGGAGGCACGCGGTGATTCCGTCGAGCTGGTCGATGAGGCGCTCGCCGCCGATTCCGAGCGCCGCGCCGCCATCGCGCTGTTCGAGCAGCTCCGCAGCGAGCAGAACGTCTTCAGCAAGAAGGTCGGCCGCGCCGCTCCGGAGGAGAAGAAGGCGCTGCTCGCCGAGGTGCAGGAGCTCTCCGCGCGGGTCAAAGCCGCCAGCGCCGCCGCCGGCGAGGCCGAGGCGCGCTTCACCACGGCGATCCGCGCCATCGGCAACCCCATCATCGACGGCGTCCCGGCCGGCGGCGAGGACAACTTCGTCACGCTGCGCACCCACGGCGATACCCCGAGCTTCGACTTCGAGCCGCGCGACCACCTGGAGCTCGGCGAGCTGCTCGGCGCCATCGACATGGCCCGCGGGGCCAAGGTCAGCGGCGC carries:
- a CDS encoding MFS transporter, producing MSANTGQPAQHAGPASSGTSFGTSFGTTSGAPAGAARRNRRFSRRRGWVPLTILIVNQLLAGVGVASGIAVGGVLARELTGAVTLAGLAQTASVLGAGLVAIPMARLATRVGRHWALASGYALAVLGAVLILAAAASGILPLLFLGLGAFGAASAAGLQARFAATEVAAPGYEARSMSLVLWATTIGSVAGPNLSTIGAQVGTALGMEPLAGPFLFSAVAFAAASLLAALLLRTPPAGALAADAAEKGAAASVGDAGNPQQPAQPAQPAVRTLDALRIAMRQPRAAVGVLAIVCSHTVMVGVMVMTPVSMHEHGLSLGLQSLVISIHIFGMYGASPLMGWMADRWGSERVIALAVALFTVAALIGITVPSDNMIAVPIALGLLGLGWSAGMIGGSAQLTQAVDREVRVPLQGATDAAMNLAAASSAALSGVILAWGGFPALNALALLVLVPLVLFALRARRVG
- a CDS encoding amidase domain-containing protein, whose amino-acid sequence is MPRPRWFLPTALLALLTGTIVAGVAILPGLGEAAPDAGIAGLQSAAPSQERAGRVDAAPEVQAQLDYVHAHWDSYNTAEYGVLDDNDCVNFTSQSLVERGWEMDEEWWTEGTGMDFDYTPAWVSSTAFMNYLDESGRATALSDEQRSEVKLGDVAQFDWDNSGDRDHTAVVTAIEGSGDDIQIFYGGHTDDTDFRSVDEAITEIHPGASVYYWSIP
- a CDS encoding M15 family metallopeptidase, yielding MSELQRPRRRLSRQVRLRRTIAAAVLAGVIAGVIAIGAAAGADRDAQASNEPSETPTATPDPTPSEPARPSPDVTAPPVLVPSFDKSARSIDDPNSIWLVVNKLRPLNPADYAPADLVTVPVAHTWDPLMRQEASDAIVAMFAAATSEAGLSLASNSAYRSYSTQVELYAGDDNLTARPGYSEHQTGLTMDIGATSGVCSLATCFTDTAEGVWLRDNAWRFGYLLRYPADKTAVTGYDFEPWHFRYIGVELSTEMHNTGFSTLEEFFGLPAAPAYP
- a CDS encoding diacylglycerol/lipid kinase family protein, which codes for MPTLSSPDAAAPPAAAKPRAAIVFNPSKSGVDELKKAVHQAEKRHGWAASVWLETEADDPGRSMAERAVAMRLPLVIAAGGDGTVRSVAEGMRGTGTAMGIVPAGTGNLLARNLEIPVNDVPAALDIAFTGAERPIDALLVDVTRPDSSTEQHVSLVMSGVGIDAAMISNTDPALKKRVGWLAYIDAGLRILPMSKPFHLHYRMEGRHSHRVRVATVLVANLGMLPGNIELIPDAELDDGFLDVAVLQPKNAWGWLMIWRRVAWENRVLRKTSVGRQFLDLTGGDKRSEMVYLRGTAIELRIEDGAQELEIDGDEFGVATAVGFKTDAGALLLRVPRAQ
- a CDS encoding amidase domain-containing protein; amino-acid sequence: MLLTLPGHRRNLAGGAAGLAAVACGLLVVGLGTAPAGAQTASAADAFAKPATTRRAAPANTVTPIQEPVKVPVALATPAVASGPVTGGTVVTVAGEELNQVSAVQVGGVPAVVVEATPTALSYQVPVAAEFATGTVSVELFDGAGAAVPTADPVALEAEAAAQAAEEAAAKKAAAAQAADPTVPVAAPAAFGRPAAEYGSAELRSLVLKPGVVLPALPAAPAAAPALLSFEYLPDPRVTAQTDYVLQYWANYNPAYIAINGNDCVNFTSQGLLARGWEMDGEWNYGAAGGSAPWVSSTAFHNYMAAHPERGTALGDDQRASVKVGDVAQFDWDNSGDRDHTSTVTRVDKTADGVTIYVAGHSKDSDYWNVDQAIAGGGSVSYWSLS
- the pgm gene encoding phosphoglucomutase (alpha-D-glucose-1,6-bisphosphate-dependent), translated to MTDRAGTPAQASDLIDVHALVRAYYELKPDAADASQRVAFGTSGHRGSSLKTSFNDDHIAATTQAIVEYRTAQGVTGPLFIGADTHALSAPAMTTALEVLVGNKVRVLVDEFDDYVPTPALSHAILLWNNNPATRAEGEADGIVVTPSHNPPSDGGFKYNPPHGGPADSDATGWIAKRANELIAGGLHEVLRAEPSAVEQYDFRSRYVEDLENIIDMAAIKRSGIHIGADPLGGASVGYWGAIRDHYGLNLTVVNPAVDPQWGFMTLDWDGKIRMDPSSPSAMASVLAHQHDYDILTGNDADADRHGIVTPDGGLMNPNHFLAVAIDYLYTHRSGWRADAAIGKTLVSSSMIDRVAAALGRRLWEVPVGFKWFVPGLVDGSVGFGGEESAGASFLRFDGTVWTTDKDGILLCLLAAEIRAVTGKSPSELYAGLVAKHGDPVYERVDAAATPAQKLALGRLDGDAITATTLAGEPITAKLSRAPGNDAAIGGVKVVSENAWFAARPSGTEDVYKIYAESFLGEDHLRQVQAEARLIVDAALG
- the pheA gene encoding prephenate dehydratase, with the protein product MPALHTQTTEVSYSYLGPAGTFTEAALKQVPDAAGKTWHAVNNVGEALADVVSGRSTAAMIAMENSVEGGVSATQDALANMPGLRIIGEYLVPVRFELVARPGTALADVRTINAHPVAYAQCGTWLNQALPGHGHIPASSNVAAAATLLHGSLADAAIAPIGITEHYPLDVLAENIGDNNNAVTRFVLVSRSRVIPAPTGADKTSLIVELPDDVSGSLLGMLEQFSTRGVNLSLIESRPIGDALGRYRFIIDADGHISDERMADALLGLRRFSPNVLFLGSYPRADKQAIEFTSRYDDAIFVEARQWLAGLLDPTPEG